The proteins below are encoded in one region of Belonocnema kinseyi isolate 2016_QV_RU_SX_M_011 chromosome 5, B_treatae_v1, whole genome shotgun sequence:
- the LOC117172964 gene encoding anaphase-promoting complex subunit 4 isoform X1 → MSGTIRQSEERQLPSEVTIMRWSPKMDLLAIANIKGEVTLHRLSFQRVWLLAPQGECGSVENLCWRPDGKLLAITYKESKTLYLVDVENKNIAHKSELASKISPITCMAWLPLCLNTGSSSNTSPTGDYLPALPSLDRSYGQEPERKDFLLQKLDMLFTGQETGEIGMYVFGMFYCGTLEVGQGPVLEINGGSGKPLWASWKDSNGITVNKLSCPLLESSNAFLKIAQAEANVEYLMDYLSRTLMAITEAWETILLEMDEKLTRYAEDNPPGSVAADFLELLMIGIPSENLESFLLRDLTEKGLKKLGHSIEMCYSNIQKLVLKHLNSAGMALAYQVAEMRGMARLGGDYEALGLVEETPITDALHRVQAFLAKTSEVQQVIDHSMRDYKAFFRWLYVVILRLTDERVPPEINKLSQQELTYIAEFLRGFDNTEAGSGRKGVNLEKLGQYLRREPLQNCLKSEGSEWASMLDENFCLRDHPLIIKQDLDCSLLQTYDKVVESVKCLFAKSYQGLTNHFVISKVSLGYATLCFSQIVSSDDNLLVATNDVEQKLLYVFKIEHHDENQSELTFEKATLEFDESQGLSTSRSSSDCRFIDLQFYSADYLSVLIFDEQMESTYLIQFPIKNTKFAHRDSDERLDFNDLVDSWPRPFHGINAKRLTVSGQRKVVAILSENNRKIRLLETEVEPEDEEEEDEEEETGDDSMMDITSSTQVY, encoded by the exons ATGTCAGGAACTATAAGGCAATCAGAAGAACGTCAGCTTCCTTCGGAAGTGACTATAATGCGATGGTCCCCGAAAATGGACCTCCTCGCAATCGCGAACATCAAAG gaGAGGTTACTCTGCACAGACTCTCATTTCAAAGAGTCTGGTTACTCGCTCCTCAAGGTGAATGTGGCTCTGTCGAAAATCTTTGTTGGAGGCCGGATGGAAAACTTCTGGCTATAACCTATAAAGAATCAAAAACTTTATACCTCGTAGatgttgaaaacaaaaatattgcgcACAAAAGTGAGCTGGCCTCGAAAATTTCTCCAATTACTTGCATGGCCTGGTTGCCTCTGTGTCTAAATACTGGATCCAGTAGCAATACTTCACCAACTGGAGATTATTTACCGGCTTTACCAAGTTTGGATAGAAGTTATGGACAAGAACCTGAGAGAAAGGATTTTCTTCTCCAGAAACTTGATATGTTATTT actgGGCAAGAAACTGGTGAAATCGGCATGTATGTTTTTGGGATGTTTTATTGTGGAACCTTAGAAGTTGGTCAGGGACCAGTTTTGGAAATTAATGGCGGATCCGGAAAACCTTTATGGGCCAGTTGGAAAGACAGCAACGGAATTACGGTCAACAAACTCTCATGTCCTTTACTCGAAAGTAGCAACGCCTTTTTAaag ATCGCCCAAGCGGAAGCCAATGTGGAATACCTGATGGATTACCTCTCGCGAACTCTCATGGCGATCACCGAAGCCTGGGAAACTATCCTCCTCGAAATGGACGAGAAGCTGACTCGCTATGCAGAAGATAATCCCCCGGGCAGTGTCGCTGCTGATTTCCTCGAACTTTTAATGATCGGTATCCCTTCCGAAAATTTAGAAAGCTTTCTTCTTCGCGATCTGACCGAAAAGGGTCTGAAAAAGCTGGGCCACAGTATCGAAATGTGCTACAGTAACATTCag AAACTGGTCCTGAAACATTTGAACAGTGCCGGAATGGCTTTGGCATACCAAGTGGCTGAAATGCGGGGAATGGCAAGACTCGGTGGCGATTACGAAGCCCTGGGACTAGTCGAAGAAACTCCAATCACAGATGCTCTTCACCGAGTTCAAGCTTTCCTGGCAAAAACTTCCGAAGTGCAACAAGTGATTGATCACAGCATGCGCGACTATAAAGCATTTTTTCG ATGGTTGTACGTCGTGATATTGAGATTAACAGACGAAAGAGTTCCACCTGAAATCAACAAGCTGAGTCAACAAGAATTGACCTACATCGCAGAATTCCTGCGGGGCTTCGACAATACTGAAGCCGGAAGTGGAAGAAAGGGCGTGAATTTAGAAAAACTGGGTCAATACTTGCGGCGAGAGCCTTTACAAAATTGTCTGAAATCTGAAGGCAGTGAGTGGGCATCTATGTTGGATGAGAATTTCTGTTTGCGGGATCATCCCCTAATTATTAAACAAGACCTCGACTGTTCACTTCTTCAAACCTACGATAAAGTAGTTGAATCTGTCAAGTGCCTCTTTGCCAAATCCTATCAAGGATTAACCAACCACTTTGTCATATCGAAAGTTTCTCTCGGTTACGCGACATTATGTTTTTCTCAGATTGTCAGCTCAGACGATAATTTATTGGTCGCGACGAACGACGTCGAACAGAAGCTTCTCTACGTTTTTAAAATCGAGCATCATGACGAGAATCAATCTGAGCTTACTTTCGAAAAAGCGACTCTAGAATTCGATGAAAGTCAAGGTCTCTCGACCTCAAGGTCGTCGAGCGACTGCAGATTCATCGACCTTCAGTTTTACTCAGCCGACTATCTGAGTGTTTTGATATTCGATGAGCAAATGGAGTCGACCTACTTGATtcagtttccaataaaaaatacgaaattcgcTCATCGGGATTCGGATGAAAGGttggattttaatgatttagtcGACTCGTGGCCAAGGCCTTTTCACGGAATTAACGCGAAGCGATTAACAGTGAGTGGACAGAGAAAGGTCGTGGCAATTCTAAGTGAGAACAATCGCAAGATTCGTCTTCTCGAGACTGAAGTGGAACCTGAAGATGAAGAGGAGGAGGATGAGGAGGAAGAAACTGGAGATGATAGTATGATGGACATTACATCAAGCACGCAAGTTTATTAg
- the LOC117172964 gene encoding anaphase-promoting complex subunit 4 isoform X2, translated as MVPENGPPRNREHQSFKKCILGEVTLHRLSFQRVWLLAPQGECGSVENLCWRPDGKLLAITYKESKTLYLVDVENKNIAHKSELASKISPITCMAWLPLCLNTGSSSNTSPTGDYLPALPSLDRSYGQEPERKDFLLQKLDMLFTGQETGEIGMYVFGMFYCGTLEVGQGPVLEINGGSGKPLWASWKDSNGITVNKLSCPLLESSNAFLKIAQAEANVEYLMDYLSRTLMAITEAWETILLEMDEKLTRYAEDNPPGSVAADFLELLMIGIPSENLESFLLRDLTEKGLKKLGHSIEMCYSNIQKLVLKHLNSAGMALAYQVAEMRGMARLGGDYEALGLVEETPITDALHRVQAFLAKTSEVQQVIDHSMRDYKAFFRWLYVVILRLTDERVPPEINKLSQQELTYIAEFLRGFDNTEAGSGRKGVNLEKLGQYLRREPLQNCLKSEGSEWASMLDENFCLRDHPLIIKQDLDCSLLQTYDKVVESVKCLFAKSYQGLTNHFVISKVSLGYATLCFSQIVSSDDNLLVATNDVEQKLLYVFKIEHHDENQSELTFEKATLEFDESQGLSTSRSSSDCRFIDLQFYSADYLSVLIFDEQMESTYLIQFPIKNTKFAHRDSDERLDFNDLVDSWPRPFHGINAKRLTVSGQRKVVAILSENNRKIRLLETEVEPEDEEEEDEEEETGDDSMMDITSSTQVY; from the exons ATGGTCCCCGAAAATGGACCTCCTCGCAATCGCGAACATCAAAG ttttaaaaaatgtattttaggaGAGGTTACTCTGCACAGACTCTCATTTCAAAGAGTCTGGTTACTCGCTCCTCAAGGTGAATGTGGCTCTGTCGAAAATCTTTGTTGGAGGCCGGATGGAAAACTTCTGGCTATAACCTATAAAGAATCAAAAACTTTATACCTCGTAGatgttgaaaacaaaaatattgcgcACAAAAGTGAGCTGGCCTCGAAAATTTCTCCAATTACTTGCATGGCCTGGTTGCCTCTGTGTCTAAATACTGGATCCAGTAGCAATACTTCACCAACTGGAGATTATTTACCGGCTTTACCAAGTTTGGATAGAAGTTATGGACAAGAACCTGAGAGAAAGGATTTTCTTCTCCAGAAACTTGATATGTTATTT actgGGCAAGAAACTGGTGAAATCGGCATGTATGTTTTTGGGATGTTTTATTGTGGAACCTTAGAAGTTGGTCAGGGACCAGTTTTGGAAATTAATGGCGGATCCGGAAAACCTTTATGGGCCAGTTGGAAAGACAGCAACGGAATTACGGTCAACAAACTCTCATGTCCTTTACTCGAAAGTAGCAACGCCTTTTTAaag ATCGCCCAAGCGGAAGCCAATGTGGAATACCTGATGGATTACCTCTCGCGAACTCTCATGGCGATCACCGAAGCCTGGGAAACTATCCTCCTCGAAATGGACGAGAAGCTGACTCGCTATGCAGAAGATAATCCCCCGGGCAGTGTCGCTGCTGATTTCCTCGAACTTTTAATGATCGGTATCCCTTCCGAAAATTTAGAAAGCTTTCTTCTTCGCGATCTGACCGAAAAGGGTCTGAAAAAGCTGGGCCACAGTATCGAAATGTGCTACAGTAACATTCag AAACTGGTCCTGAAACATTTGAACAGTGCCGGAATGGCTTTGGCATACCAAGTGGCTGAAATGCGGGGAATGGCAAGACTCGGTGGCGATTACGAAGCCCTGGGACTAGTCGAAGAAACTCCAATCACAGATGCTCTTCACCGAGTTCAAGCTTTCCTGGCAAAAACTTCCGAAGTGCAACAAGTGATTGATCACAGCATGCGCGACTATAAAGCATTTTTTCG ATGGTTGTACGTCGTGATATTGAGATTAACAGACGAAAGAGTTCCACCTGAAATCAACAAGCTGAGTCAACAAGAATTGACCTACATCGCAGAATTCCTGCGGGGCTTCGACAATACTGAAGCCGGAAGTGGAAGAAAGGGCGTGAATTTAGAAAAACTGGGTCAATACTTGCGGCGAGAGCCTTTACAAAATTGTCTGAAATCTGAAGGCAGTGAGTGGGCATCTATGTTGGATGAGAATTTCTGTTTGCGGGATCATCCCCTAATTATTAAACAAGACCTCGACTGTTCACTTCTTCAAACCTACGATAAAGTAGTTGAATCTGTCAAGTGCCTCTTTGCCAAATCCTATCAAGGATTAACCAACCACTTTGTCATATCGAAAGTTTCTCTCGGTTACGCGACATTATGTTTTTCTCAGATTGTCAGCTCAGACGATAATTTATTGGTCGCGACGAACGACGTCGAACAGAAGCTTCTCTACGTTTTTAAAATCGAGCATCATGACGAGAATCAATCTGAGCTTACTTTCGAAAAAGCGACTCTAGAATTCGATGAAAGTCAAGGTCTCTCGACCTCAAGGTCGTCGAGCGACTGCAGATTCATCGACCTTCAGTTTTACTCAGCCGACTATCTGAGTGTTTTGATATTCGATGAGCAAATGGAGTCGACCTACTTGATtcagtttccaataaaaaatacgaaattcgcTCATCGGGATTCGGATGAAAGGttggattttaatgatttagtcGACTCGTGGCCAAGGCCTTTTCACGGAATTAACGCGAAGCGATTAACAGTGAGTGGACAGAGAAAGGTCGTGGCAATTCTAAGTGAGAACAATCGCAAGATTCGTCTTCTCGAGACTGAAGTGGAACCTGAAGATGAAGAGGAGGAGGATGAGGAGGAAGAAACTGGAGATGATAGTATGATGGACATTACATCAAGCACGCAAGTTTATTAg